A single Vanessa atalanta chromosome 25, ilVanAtal1.2, whole genome shotgun sequence DNA region contains:
- the LOC125073709 gene encoding lysine-specific demethylase 7A-like: MASSKETYCLCGQPYNIGQFMIECDCCREWFHGSCVDVKIYHSDDIDKYHCPKCAQTYGPSVLKIPTNNHRADRYEIGAETRPSQAGTPAWVRALAARPLRPTPASLQRMRPQHFTEEFVRDNGFTRPVIFNTIEGLDMKVPNAATFTVRSVLRYCGAQLEVEVIDVRKQSTLRMPLGDFIDYFETPPEHRDEKVLNVLSLEFTDTNLCPLVEPPGTLRALDWAQLGGSPPARPAVQRYCLMSAAAAYTDFHVDFGGTTVWYHVLHGRKIFYLIPPTSTNLALYQQWSAANNQSEKFFGDMVEWYGTAEVSAGETLFIPTGWIHAVYTPCDSLVFGGNLLHSYAIEMQLQIYEIESRVETPLVLRYPLFEALHWHAAAQLLAALRRHNEETQDEDFTINENCVTTPPAELPPLLLRGIKILANALKEWHALKSTDASKRDNVPKCLNSGQLVRELCKELRTLEKRSSSNKDKDIKVKNTSPTKSQSKKRNEAAPKKSLKLTLPKPIMHMTPNGEYPEEKIYADKYYIDNKEVLYPDRYIQDVKYVNSDVKYISDSKFVNSDVKFVNSEIKYVNGVPDAKYVLESKEILPEKYAYQTYEEVTYQDGNGFVDRQDKKSTLKLKLNNSPSSSREEPPPYSLPEHSILKSHLIRTDRLKPVQQWTISKKDIGDYHEEQILFTNENLQANMRIDGQDMNYGAGMYSAQDIQEYQYEEAGKGYQQLYAPELAYDYAPPAAPAAPAALAPAPPAPPAPLQAPSYSGGTFAHTQLPSYDAAVAHQYQTNYAAPEPKARAGVRRSERPVRRRVSSTYEYEDADLYVDEPPPARRRPRARSQRAAGTPAASNSNSTAYRQAARAPANGIESLIQASELAEEEQPDNDTEDAAVAGMLSISEQRYEAPARTFGLAIETPPKPTDTSRVESSGGSGSGTGGGTAAGTGAGSGTGSTSRARARKAGADDDYDEEDVIKEVHRDEEYVYPSLEMSSDEDEEWTSRKRTARSRTDSKSKTDKDESWSPRARLGRVVPRLRGPARASVRRECVRAALHAAAHRAHHAHHAPHAPERHPQSAKRAVLATKSKRPPPPAHPVSSNKNIRLKKGMKTAKQRLGKILKIHKMIY, encoded by the exons ATGGCGTCATCGAAGGAAACCTATTGTTTGTGTGGTCAACCATATAATATTGGACAATTTATGATAGAATGTGACTGCTGTCGCGAGTGGTTTCATGGAAG ttgtgTTGATGTAAAAATTTACCATTCTGACGATATCGACAAATACCACTGTCCAAAATGTGCGCAGACATATGGTCCGTCTGTTT TAAAAATCCCCACAAACAACCACCGGGCGGACAGATACGAGATTGGGGCTGAAACTCGGCCATCCCAAGCAGGTACTCCGGCATGGGTCCGAGCACTGGCCGCCCGTCCCCTTCGGCCGACACCCGCTTCGTTACAGAGAATGCGACCGCAGCACTTTACAGAAGAGTTTGTGAGGGATAAtg GTTTTACTCGCCCAgtgatttttaatactattgaaGGTTTGGATATGAAAGTGCCTAATGCAGCAACATTTACTGTAAGATCTGTATTAAGATACTGTGGAGCTCAGCTAGAG gtGGAAGTTATAGATGTACGTAAACAGTCAACGCTGAGGATGCCGCTTGGTGATTTTATTGATTACTTTGAAACACCACCAGAACACAGAGATGAGAAAGTACTTAATGTACTCAGCTTAGAGTTCACAGACACCAA CCTGTGTCCGCTGGTGGAGCCGCCGGGAACGCTGCGGGCGCTGGACTGGGCGCAGCTGGGGGGCTCCCCTCCCGCGCGGCCCGCCGTGCAGCGCTACTGCCTCATGTCGGCCGCCGCCGCTTACACGGACTTTCACGTGGACTTCGGTGGCACCACTGTCTGGTACCACGTGCTGCACGGTCGGAAG ATCTTCTATCTGATCCCTCCGACGTCCACCAACCTGGCGCTGTACCAACAGTGGAGCGCGGCCAACAATCAGAGCGAGAAGTTCTTTGGTGATatg GTGGAGTGGTACGGCACGGCCGAGGTGAGCGCCGGCGAGACGCTGTTCATCCCCACGGGCTGGATCCACGCCGTGTACACGCCCTGCGACTCGCTCGTGTTCGGGGGGAACCTGCTGCACTCCTATGCCATCGAGATGCAGTTGCA GATCTACGAGATCGAGAGTCGCGTGGAGACGCCGCTGGTGCTGCGCTACCCGCTGTTCGAGGCGCTGCACTGGCACGCCGCCGCGCAGCTGCTGGCCGCGCTGCGCCGCCACAACGAGGAGACGCAG GACGAGGACTTCACGATAAACGAGAACTGTGTGACCACGCCACCGGCGGAGCTACCGCCGCTTCTTTTGAGGGGGATCAAGATCTTAGCGAATGCGCTGAAAGAGTGGCACGCTCTGAAAAGT aCGGATGCGTCGAAACGCGATAATGTGCCGAAGTGCCTCAACTCGGGGCAGCTGGTACGCGAGCTGTGTAAAGAATTACGTACATTGGAAAAACGTAGCAGTAGCAATAAAGATAAG gacattaaagtaaaaaacacCTCACCAACCAAATCTCAAAGCAAGAAACGCAACGAAGCAGCACCAAAAAAATCACTCAAACTCACCCTACCCAAGCCCATAATGCACATGACACCAAACGGAGAATACccagaagagaaaatatatGCAGACAAATATTACATCGACAACAAGGAAGTCCTATACCCCGATAGATATATTCAAGATGTCAAATATGTTAACAGTGACGTCAAATACATTAGTGACAGTAAATTTGTGAATAGTGATGTTAAGTTTGTAAACAGtgagattaaatatgttaacGGTGTACCCGATGCTAAGTATGTTTTGGAAAGTAAAGAGATTTTACCGGAGAAGTATGCATATCAAACTTATGAAGAGGTTACGTATCAAGATGGAAATGGTTTTGTTGATAGACAAGATAAGAAATCAACATTGAAGcttaaattaaa CAACTCTCCTTCATCGTCAAGAGAAGAGCCTCCACCGTACAGTCTGCCCGAACACTCCATCTTAAAATCACATCTGATCAGAACAGACCGTCTCAAACCCGTGCAGCAGTGGACGATATCGAAGAAGGACATTGGAGACTATCACGAGGAACAAATACTGTTTACGAATGAGAATCTTCAAGCAAATATGCGGATAGACGGACAGGATATGAATTATGGTGCAG GCATGTACTCCGCGCAAGACATACAGGAGTACCAGTACGAGGAGGCCGGCAAGGGCTACCAGCAGCTGTACGCGCCGGAGCTGGCCTACGACTACGCGCCCCCCGCGGCCCCCGCCGCCCCCGCCGCGCtggcgcccgcgccgcccgcgccgcccgccccgCTG CAGGCGCCCAGCTACAGCGGAGGGACGTTTGCGCACACGCAGCTGCCTTCATACGATGCCGCCGTCGCTCATCAGTACCAGACTAACTAC GCGGCGCCGGAGCCGAAGGCGCGCGCGGGCGTGCGGCGCTCGGAGCGGCCCGTGCGGCGCCGCGTGTCCAGCACGTACGAGTACGAGGACGCCGACCTGTACGTGGACgagccgccgcccgcgcgccgCCGGCCGCGCGCGCGCTCGCAGCGCGCCGCCGGTACGCCCGCCG CATCGAACAGCAACTCCACCGCCTACCGTCAGGCGGCGCGCGCGCCGGCCAACGGCATCGAGTCGCTCATCCAGGCCTCCGAGCTGGCGGAGGAGGAGCAGCCCGACAACGACAC GGAAGACGCAGCAGTTGCTGGTATGCTCAGTATTAGCGAACAACGGTACGAAGCACCGGCCAGGACGTTCGGTCTAGCGATAGAGACTCCTCCAAAACCTACAGACACTTCTCGAGttgaaag caGCGGTGGCAGCGGCAGCGGTACCGGTGGCGGTACCGCTGCCGGTACCGGTGCCGGTAGTGGTACTGGCAGCACGAGCCGTGCTCGCGCGCGGAAGGCGGGTGCGGACGACGATTACGACGAAGAGGATGTCATCAAGGAGGTGCATCGAGACGAAGAGTATG TGTATCCATCGTTAGAGATGAGTTCGGACGAGGACGAGGAGTGGACGTCTCGTAAGCGCACCGCGCGCAGTCGGACGGACAGCAAGAGCAAGACCGACAA GGACGAGTCGTGGTCGCCGCGCGCGCGGCTGGGGCGCGTGGTGCCGCGCCTGCGCGGGCCGGCGCGCGCGTCCGTGCGGCGCGAGTGCGTGCGCGCCGCGCTGCACGCCGCCGCGCACCGCGCGCACCACGCGCACCACGCGCCGCACGCGCCCGAGCGCCACCCGCAG AGTGCAAAGCGAGCGGTGTTGGCCACCAAAAGCAAGCGACCGCCACCACCCGCGCATCCCGTCTCCTCCAACAAAA ATATAAGACTGAAAAAAGGAATGAAGACGGCGAAACAGCGCCTAGGAAAAATCCTCAAAATAcacaaaatgatatattaa
- the LOC125073767 gene encoding facilitated trehalose transporter Tret1-2 homolog: MDKPSWITPFKKQCFVTVGVSLNMATHGLVMGFAAILLPQLRLPGSLIPIDDVSGSWIASILGFALVAGNFIVPTIMAKYGRRTANLASIAPMIIGWFCIITASNITALLIARFLQGLAMGMSASLGPVLIGEYTSPKSRGAFLTFISLSIATGVLFVHTLGSFFSWQVTALIIAFVVFGDLLIVIYSPESPSWLADQGRYDECRKVFRWLRGDSEDDELEKMIEASKVIREAKAATEISQSFSKNLKRNIAYVNITIRKKEFYKPIFIMIHIYTLGQWAGANILAAYTIDIFNHVIGTEANISLMVITLDIQRIISNTFAVYVIKKVKRRTMLFATVGINIFAFLATAAYTYFKGHDMLPFDHPAIGIALIHIHMFSIATGTVPLPFIIAGEVFPLEYRSLAGGLSVLFLSTNLFITVKTVPYLFKNAGIHGAYVLYAVVVGYCTMIAWWFLPETKDRTLQEIEDEFRGKPLSPEELKSTQSLTSFRHFNTDRRCSSPVI, translated from the exons atggaTAAACCGTCATGGATAACCCCATTCAAAAAacag TGTTTCGTGACGGTGGGGGTGTCTTTAAACATGGCGACGCATGGGCTGGTGATGGGATTCGCGGCCATATTGCTACCGCAGCTGCGTCTTCCCGGGTCTTTGATACCGATTGACGATGTTTCTGGATCATGGATAG CTTCAATCCTGGGTTTTGCATTAGTGGCTGGCAACTTCATAGTGCCCACAATTATGGCTAAATACGGAAGAAGAACTGCTAACTTGGCCAGCATAGCACCCATGATTATCGGCTGGTTCTGTATCATAACAGCCAGTAACATTACGGCTCTTCTAATAGCAAGATTTCTTCAAGGCCTCGCAATGGGTATGAGCGCATCGCTTGGGCCTGTATTAATCGGGGAGTATACAAGTCCAAAAAGTAGAGGAGCATTTTTGACGTTTATTTCACTATCGATTGCAACGGGAGTTCTTTTTGTCCATACCCTCGGTTCTTTCTTCTCTTGGCAAGTTACAGCTCTTATCATTGCTTTCGTAGTTTTCGGTGATCTcctaattgtaatatattcccCTGAATCGCCAAGTTGGTTGGCTGATCAAGGCAGATATGACGAATGCAGAAAAGTATTCAGATGGCTCAGAGGAGACAGTGAAGATGATGAATTGGAAAAAATGATAGAAGCGAGCAAAGTAATAAGAGAAGCCAAAGCGGCAACTGAAATATCGCAATCATTTTctaagaatttaaaaagaaacatagcCTATGTTAACATAACGATAAGAAAGAAGGAGTTTTACAAGCCGATCTTTATAATGATCCACATTTACACGTTGGGCCAATGGGCTGGAGCCAACATTTTAGCTGCATACACAATAGATATCTTCAACCACGTAATTGGAACTGAAGCCAATATTTCCCTAATGGTAATTACGTTGGATATCCAGAGAATCATCTCGAATACGTTTGCCGTTTATGTTATTAAGAAAGTTAAGCGGCGAACGATGCTTTTTGCAACGGTAGGAATTAATATCTTTGCCTTCCTTGCTACGGCTGCCTATACTTATTTCAAAGGCCACGATATGCTACCATTCGACCATCCCGCCATTGGTATAGCATTAATTCACATTCATATGTTTTCGATAGCAACTGGTACGGTACCGCTCCCATTTATAATTGCTGGGGAAGTTTTTCCATTAGAGTATAGAAGTTTGGCGGGCGGTTTAAGTGTCCTTTTCCTGTCAACAAATCTTTTCATAACTGTTAAAACGGTGCCATATTTGTTCAAAAACGCCGGAATTCACGGCGCTTATGTTTTGTACGCAGTAGTCGTAGGATACTGTACGATGATAGCGTGGTGGTTTCTACCAGAAACTAAGGATAGAACTTTGCAAGAGATCGAAGACGAATTCAGGGGAAAACCGCTATCTCCTGAGGAACTTAAATCGACTCAATCTTTGACATCGTTTAGGCATTTTAATACTGACCGACGGTGCAGTAGTcctgttatataa